The nucleotide window ACGACAATCTGTTGAGATTCAGCTGGTTTTAAACCTCTTTATTCATGTGTAGTGGATCAATTAGTGATTTTTTGACAGTTTAGTTCATTCATTTGGGTTTGGATATTACAGAATGTTAATGAATACACATCTTTCATTATAGCCAACATGTACTGGTATGTTTATTGTAACAAGGCTATGATTTACATCAGTGtaatgacaaaaataataaattgttcTCCAAAATGTATAATAATCATAATTTCTACATAGAAAGAAGAGAGTAGAGAGAGAGTAACCTGGACTGGCTGGATGTCACAGACACCGTCTGTACAAAAAGATTACTGGGCAGTTTTAACCAAAGATGTGAGGCTTTTTCTATATGGtacagtgtatttttatttttttctattggcTTAAGTCATTCAAACTGGTTACTCTTTGTCTCTTATCTATTTGCTTAGCAGCAAACAGAGGAAATGTTCGAATCAGAGATGTATCGAGCACCAATGGAGTATCAGTATATCATTGACGACAGCCAGAATGGTGAGTTTGTATTTTAAGTTATTGCTTGTTGTAAGATATCTAAACAATCAAAAGGTGTTGGCTTTTTACTCTAAATCTAATCTTTCCATAAACAGCTTTTGTTAATTGATACACTAATGTAACTACATTATTATTCAAAGTTAGGCTTAGAAAATAtatatctgtttaaaaaatggtGTTGATAGCTGTTGTCTCTCAGCTTTCACTCCTTTCACTTCCCAATGTCATTATTATAAACAGGTgataccaaaataaaagtcatccAGAAAAAATTAATCAAACAATAGTCAAAATTAAAACCCTTAAATCAGATTTTATAAACCAACAATTGACCAAAAATGTTACTCAGGATGAACACatgtatttaaatgtaacaaCTTCAATATTTCCCCTTaaccacagattttttttttccccttcagaACCTTGTTAAGCAAAATGACTACATGGCCTGCATTTTTTAAGGTGTCTTCTTACATGTAATCAGTTTCATAGATATTACTGACCCCCTGCAAACAAAACACTTAAGTGTTATAACACCTAAAGAGGCCCATGCAAACAGCACCTTGTTATATTAAGTTAACGGATCAAATCACACCCAGGGCAGCTGGGACTGAACTGTAAGGGGACGTTAGGAGAGCGAGCGTGTGGAACCGGGCGAGTGACCTAGCACAAAGCAGGAAACAGATGCCTCGTTCTGACAGGCAAGAAAACTACAGACGTAGAACGACAAATATCCCCAAGGGTTTCTGTCCAAAATGAGACAATATTGCAATTTAGCTATGTAGGCGTCTGAAATAGCATGTTAAACAGTGGCAGCGGTTTCTGTCTTTGAGGCTGGGTATTGCGTTTTGTTACTGTTTTAGACTCTGAGAATCATTTTTGATTCCGTTTTATAGTGACCTTTGGTTAGACCTTTGTGTTATTTACTCAGACAGCTATGTGCTGATTTTCGAAGAAGTTAAATGGCAGAGAAACCGAAAACAGTTCTGAGTTTCGGTTTACAGCAGTAAAGAAATGCCGTgtagatttttcttttctttttctcaaGACTTGTCAAACATTTATGTAACAACTATTCCTGTTCACAAGAGGAATGTATACATATGTTTCTCCAGAAAATGTACCGTTTACGCTAGTATGTACAGTGTTTATGTGTGGATAATTACTGAAAATGAAAAGTGACACATGCTGTAGAATATTTTCTGTTGCATGGTGATAAGACTcaaaacagataaataaaaaaaaatctaaccgtTAAATACaatggtaataaaaaaaaaaacatgcttgagGCTATTCAAAAACTGCAAAGGAAATGGTGGTGTGAACAGGAAACTGGTTGACACTCAAGGTCCCAGGGCTTACAGTGAGAAAGTAAATGTAATTTCTTGCATGCGATTGAATTGACGGACAGAATAACGTGACATGGTTGATTTATCAGTTGCTGGTACCTGCTAACAAAAAGAGCATGTGACGTATTGTCATGTTTCTTTAGCTTGTTAAAAGATGCTTTCTGCTGACCCTCCGTTTCAACTTCACTGTCCTTGTCTAGATCACGCTTGGGATTTTAATACACATCATGTCCATCCGGTGGATTTCGAGAACCTGCCAGAGAGCCACTTCACAGAGCTACAGAGCGTACAGCCACTACATTCAACGAATGTGCATCGCTTCCCAGAAGTTGAGGCCGGCCATTTTATCGACCCAGGCCTGACCGGGCATCACCTCACTCTGCCCCCTCAACAGGTGAGACATGAATTATCTATTAAATACCCACATCACGTtcattttcttaaatgttttAATGTCTGGTCACATTATTAGTGATGAAAAGTAACCATTTTGTTGCATACAGTGCAGGAGACATTTGGGAACAAAGAAATCTTGCTTGTGTTTCTATAAAACTGGGTTTAATACCTTTTGGTTAAATTTATCTGGTGCTTCGTGACACAAGTGGGTGTTGATGCTGGTTAGGAGGCTGTAGAAAGCATCTGTGCCCAAGCTATTGCTCAACTAAGCCTTATCCTGACCAAAACTCAACACTGTCACTGTAACTGCAGTCTGCACACTCATCAACTGCCATTACACAGAACAGCCCCACTTACACAAACAAAACCACTCTTTATTGTGACACTAACATACAAGTGCGCAAATGTTACAGCTTGAAGACGGTTTGAACATTTTGCgcacacacaaaaaacatacatgaGATGTTAGCATTATACAGAAACCATAATGTAATTCAACCCTTATTCATTTATTAACTTGTAGAAAATACATTCTAGAATCTGCATCATCTTTGATTTAAAAAACAAGGTCTGTTTTCTCGACCTTTTGGTCTAGTTTTGCAGATATTTGAACAAAAAAGAGGATATACATGTATATTGACTGTTCTGTGGGTAAAAAATCAAAGAGAACCTCTTGAAAGCGATCATTGAAGATCTCTTACGCATAACGCAGTGATTGATTTCCCTTCCTTTGGTTGGATCTTGAAGGAAGGCTCTAACCAAAAATTCTATCGCAAAAGAAAGCTTTTCCTTTGTAGACGTCCTTGTAGGAGGAAGCAGAGATCAGTCTGATATACTGCCTGTCATAAGGGCTCAGTCTCGATGGAAGGTGCATGATgctcagagaaaaaaaagttctGGGTTTTAGCTAATTTTGTAATaactatttttaatgatttttttatgctgatcaaaactacagtaaaacattcatattgtcatattttattatgttttaaaatgctatttatttttgcgatggcaaagctgatttttccgGAGCCATTTCttcagtcttctgtgtcacatgatccttcagaaatcattataatatgtagATTCggtgctcaggaaacatttcttattattatcaatgtcaaaaacagctgtgctgctttatattttaaatgtggaAGCCTTAAACCatgttttttcctcataattctttggtgaataaaaagtgcaaatgaaatataaatctttgtaatattaaaaatgtatttatcgaTTTTTGATCAATTGATTGTATCCTAGCTGAATAAAACCATTAagacaaaaataaaatcatacatttgaacggtagtgtaacaTTACCTAACCTACTTTACttgtcacatatgtgaccctggaccacaaaaccagtcataagggtcaattttttgaaaattagatttatacatcatcatgAAAGCTGATTAAATAACCTGAAAATGCAAaatctgaaagtgcaaaaaagttaaaagttaaacgttgtccaaatgaagttcttagcaatgcatactaatcaaaaatgaagttttgacatatttacggtaggaaatgtacaaaatatcttcatgaagcatgatctttacttaatatcctaatgattttggcaaaaaaagaaaaatcgatcattttaacccatacaatgtatttttggctattgctacaaatatcttgtgctgcttaagactggttttgatcACATATTTTCTTTTCCATAAATATTGTAAATTTTGACTGTAGTAATTTACCATGGTAATCATAGTTGCTGCCATAATAAAAGTTATTAAAGCGAATGTCACTACTAAAACCATAATAAATTATGAGATCTCCTttaaacaggtttttttttttttttttttgatgacgtTTGTGCGACTAATGCTAGGCAACCACAATTTAATGCTGAGCCACGACAATAACTGTTATTTTTGGCGGAAACTGCAGTCACCATGGTCATTTTTGTAGGGGCTGTTCTGTGAATTCAGTTAACAGTTAATCTGTAGATTAGTTATTTACACCTCAAACCATAAGCAATGACAGCTTTTTTGCATTTAAGCCTTGCGTGTACATATTTAACTATTTGAGGAGAGCAATGCTGCTTTCTTAGCTGAGCAGATGAGTATCTCTCTAGCAAGCTGAAAAGTGTTAACTGCAGAAATGTACGTTAATACACGTCATTAAGGGCCTAAATGCACAGTAACTACCTGACCTCTGAGGCCCTGCACCAAATAAGGGTGTAACAAATCCACAGCATACTATTTTGAATGAAAATTTCAAAATAGTATGACTATCATGTGTGTTTGAGGACACTGTCCTCAAGTCATCCGACTTTTCAATTGTCAAGTCACAAGAAATTGCTACCCCAGCACTGTGTGTGCAATCGCATGAGACTGCTGCGATCCTTGACACTTTGGGTTTTTGTAAGGGCTTTTTTACAGTGAAGCGGTTTAACTGaaaaaaactgactttttttaGATACTTTTCTTAACATTTTTTGTTCTTTCATCTATCTGTATGCATACTATCCATCCATACTCGTCTATAGATGCCATTCCTGTAGAAATAACCACAAAATATTCTGCATCTTTTAGTTTCACTGCAGTTATATCGgcaatacataaaaatgtaaagttccTCTTTCTTAATCTTGAACAAGGCTGAAATCTCCAGATGACACATTTCAGACCACCTGATGGCACAGACATGGTTTCCTCATGTATAGCTCTCATTTTATTTGTGCCATTTAACTGAACATGTGACTTTAGCAAGAATTCCCCCATCAAAATAAGGATTCTTAAATGGCTCTTATCAAGAAATACTTGCTATATAGACTTTAAGTGTCAGCATTGGAAGTTCTACATGATCTTCCGTGTCTTGGTGAACACTTGGTGAATAAAGCTCTGAGTTCTTTCTGCTTTCTAGTGATACAATGAAATTTTCAATTAGTCAATTCTAATTGGAGCCTCTATTTTTTGTGTGCTGTCTGAAAATTATGCATTCATGTCTTCACAGGTGACATATTTGCCACGGGCATCTGTGTGTTACCCTCACAGTGTACAGCCGTCTCCTCTCCAGCGCAGCTCGGATGACGATGACCCTGGCAGTCGCAGTCCTCCATTAGAGGTGTCTGATGAGGAGTGTATGAGAGACCACATTACATCAACAACAGGAGGAGAGCATGGTAAGGACAAATGCTAAGACCTTATAAGGACAAAACCATAGTGATCTATGGAAAGCGGATAAGCGATCCAAACCCACTACCTGTTGATTTTGTCTTCTAGAATCTAGATGTAGGTGTTTACTTCCTTTGTTTTTCAAGGTAACAAGAAGAAAATTCGCTTGTATCAGTTCCTGCTGGACCTACTGCGAAATGGTGACATGAAGGACAGCATCTGGTGGGTTGACCGAGAAAAAGGAACATTCCAGTTCTCTTCCAAGCACAAAGAGGCTTTAGCGCACCGCTGGGGCGTACAGAAGGGAAACCGCAAAAAGATGACCTACCAGAAGATGGCTAGGGCGCTGAGAAACTATGGCAAGACGGGAGAAGTCAGGAAGATCAAGAAAAAACTCACCTACCAGTTCAGTGGAGAGGTACTTGGGAAGAGCCACACAGAAAGGAAGATTTACATGTAAAAAAAGCAAGTAAAAgacttggagaaaaaaaaaaaaaagaaccttttTACTGTATGAAAACAGCAAATTGCAAAATGGACCAGAacttatgattttattttacattccttttttattattcacCTTTGCATTAATGAAGGAAACTTTAAGTCCTTTATATTTCAGTAGCTTTTGTAATGCAGGACTATACGTCTGTATAGTGTATATATGTGGAAGGGATAAATTTAAAGAGCAGATAGAATGACCAAAGTGGGTAGATTTAAAAAATTAGACAAAAAGCTATTCTTGAGTTAAAGACAGTTGCAAACTTCACCACCACGCATGAtggaaaaaaaatctcaaaaatacAAAAAGCAGAAGTGAAAACCAATGACACAGGCTCACACAGCACGGAAAACTCTGTCACGTCtgggtaacacacacacacacacacacacacacacacacacacacacacacacacacacacacacacacagactgatTCTATGCTCATGTTTGTACTGTCTTTCTCTCAGCATTACATTCCATCTGaacaaaaagaaacatctttataaAAGCAAGACGAATAAACATTAATTGCCAATAGAAAAAGTGAGCAGCGTGTTTGCTGTAAACCATTTGTTCAAAAGGCTGTATCATACTTCGGGGTAATTTCTCAGCGGTATAATGACTCACTGCAATTGTTTAAATATAACCTTAAAAATAAGAATCAGAGCCTCTGGGAAAATCTGAGTGAACACAGAACAGACCCAACACACAACATGCTTTAAATGAGTTTACAGTTTTCAACTTAAATTTAATACGAAGTTGGTACACTGGATTTTTTAATGGTGTTTTCACCAAACACATGAAATTTCAGGCCACATACCTTCATTAGACATCGTTTAGTATGCCAGTTTTGTTACTTAATCTGATGAAAAATACCTAACAAATAAAGTAGGCCTACTATAGCCGTTATTTTGAATGTGCTTGCTTTTCCGCATTTggattaagtttaaaaaaaaatttaaatgataatttatatataacaccctaaaaaaatattcaaactaaATATGAAAAACTTCTCAAAAAACATTCTGAAAATACTACTTCTCAGCAGTGTAAACCGCATCCCTTGCAAACACCTCAGCTGAAAGCAAAACAACCTCTCAGCGCCCCCTGTCAGCAAAACCAATGAACTgctaaaaacaatatttaaagatGTTTATTTGTCCAGTaatgtgtttaaataaaatatcataaaatgaaAGCTCACTGATTAAATTGCATTTCTTAAACAAGAATGAAAAAGAACCATTAAATAGTGATTACTGTTGGAAAATACTGAATGCACATATTTCTGGATTCACAAATCCGTTCTGTGATTTCTTCACTCTTAGGGTTCATCCGATGATCATGCAAGCACACTTTACATTCAAAGTCCTTTTTTCAGAATCCCAAACAGGGTTCCTCTTTTTGGATGAAAATAAGTCCAATCAGGAGGTCTTCTGTGAGCTGGAGGGCTTGACAAGAGGAACATACCACTGTAGGTAAAGAGGGAGATCAttataaaaaagattttaatttggTTTAAGTCACGcagtcaaacaaacaaacaaataaaaaaaacaggttAATTCTGCAGAAATTCAACAATGGTTTGTATACCTCTTCTGTCATTCCTGCTGTCTTCCTTCCCTCTGTATTGAACGGAGGCTTCAAAAAGCCTTTGAAATGCAACTTTACCAATTCATGGAACgttttcaaagaatcctgaaatatatatatatatatatatatatatatatataaagatttcAAGCTAGGAAACAGACTTAAGACTTTCAAAGACtactgaccctggaccacaaaaccagccataagggtcaaattcttaaaattgagattaatacatcatgaaagctaaataaagcttttctaagctttccactgatgtatggtttgttagaataggacaatatttggctgaaatacaactatttgaaaatctggaagctgagggtgcaaaaaatctaaatattgagaaaatcgcctgtaaagttgtccatataaagttcttagcaaggtatattactaatcaaaaattaagtgttggtatatttacagtaggaaatgtactaaatatcttaatgggacatgatcttttctgatcattttgacctctacaatgtattgttggccactgctacaaatatacccatgctactaatgactggttttgtggtccagggtcacatataagcattTCAATTTCATACCTATTTGCATTAGCAAATCAAGTTAGCAAACAGgtgtgttttaaaaaaataaaatatgattttatgATGAAATAATTCACTCTCAGTCATTTACAGTGAACTTTTACCCCCATTTTAATTGTACTGttacacagttaaaaaaaaaaaaacagttgttggATCTCATACCCATCCTTCTTTAGAGCATATGTATGTGAACCACCTCAGCCCTGCAGCCACATGTGTGATCTCATCAGCATAAATCACCTCCAACACCTTCACTGAGCTTTTGTCTCCCTGAGCAGCAAACCGGGACAGAGTCTGAGGGTGCACATCTAAACCTCTGTGTAAAAACCATGCAAAAATACAACTAAATAGATATTTTTCAGATGCATACATGAAAATAACAGATTCTGACACACATGATGTGTTCTACCTGGCTTCGTGGACCATGTGCACTATAGCTAGCCTTGCCAAAAGGTCATGAGAAGTATCTGTTGCTGACTGCCATAAACcttttgaaaagaaaaaagacaaatatttgAATCTCTAACAtcacttacagtgccttgcaaaagtattcacaccccttaactttttttcacaatttatgCTGCAGCTttacgttaaactgctttaaattactttttctccacatcaatctacagtccatacaccattatgacaaagcaaaaacagaattgtctcAACTTTGGAaatatgtttataaaaaaaaaactaaaataagtatTCATTGAATAAGTTAGAACACAGTACTTAGCTGATGTACCTTTACGGCCTCAAGTCCCTCAGttcctgccgctgaaaaacagccccacagcatgaggctgttaccagcacactttacttttgggatggtactctgcaggtgatcaGCAGTGCCTGTTTTCCTTCAAACATAATGCTTGGATTTAAGATTTGAGGTTCattagaccagagaatcttgtttctcacagtctgagggtccttcagGTGCTTTTTTgctaattccaagtgtgttttcatgtgtcttcctcttcactgaggagagaattgagtttggccacaccgccataaagcccagattggtggagtgttgcagtaaagtttgtccttctgtaggtttctcctatctccacatataattgtggagctcaactagagtcaGGATCTTGGTAAGCACTCTAACCAagacccttctccatcaattgctcaatttggccaggaggccagctctaggaagagtcctggttgtttcaaattTCTTCTGTTAAGGGTAATTTTTTCTGAAcacttccccagatgtgtggcttgatgcaatcatacctattcaattgaatttgccacaggttaactccactcgaagtgtagtaacatctacaagcaatatgtgaccctggaccacaaaaccagtcttaagtcgctggggtatatttgtagaaatagccaaaaatacattgtatgggtcaaaattattgatttttcttttatgtcaaaaatcattaggaaattaagtaaagatcatgttccatgaagattttttgtaaaattcctactgtaaacctatcaaaatgtaatttttgattagtaatatgcattgctaagaacttaatttggacaactttaaaggtgattttctcagtattttgattttttgcacccttagatttcagattttcaaatagatgtatctcggccaaatattgtcctatcctaacaaaccatacatcaatagaaagcttatttatgtatatatctcagttttgtaaaatgtaaccttatgactggttttgtggtccagggtcacatatgaatgcTCATGAACAAAATTTCAACTGTCCTAGACAGTAtggtttgaatacttatgcaatcattttagttttttagttttaataaatttgcGAAGATATTAAAAAactgctttgtcattatggtgtatggagtgtagactgatgtgggaaaaaagtcatttaaagcagtttaacataaggcagcaacataaaatgtgaaaaaatgaaggctgatgagttgctgtctatgcagggtcagaaagctcttaaaatcttaatttgtgtttcgaagatgaaagaaggtagcctagaatctagacgcgcccctagcggcagcaaattacatttgcttctaaggtcagtctagttactctcaattcacttaaatttccgaaaaatccaagatgtaccgggccaatcacgagtcggtgggcgggcttaacatgatgacgactgaactGCGACCATAaattcagtcagacatgaattcctggttccgtgaattaagcgtggaaaactgaacagtatttatatatttttttacttttgatacacagccacgtccatgtgtcctgagcaggagctcgttacatctgaacgcgctgtggtgtagaatacgcaaacaccggaagcgatctgtggcgtgtatacgacactcattgtttacacagcacaagagattgtggatatagctgctattcaaaatggtaattacttgcgcttgtcctggttgttcaaacccatttaaagctgaaaaagattacgtttgcttgcgcaaactcatcctggacttttttttacatatttcccctttcggtgtttgcgtatactacatcaaagcgcgttcacatgtgacgagtcgaatcatagatatgctaaactcgtgctcatgacagatggatgtggatgtgtatcaaaggtaaaaagaaaattatataaatactgttcattttcttgcaaaaaccgatcgtttcgtgtcttaggacatcagtgtatcgtcacgagccgcagggtgtaatttggatttgtctgtgcatgtttttgtttacttttaaaggtttagtgcccatctatgtctattatttagctgacagactgcacagtgcactgatttt belongs to Garra rufa chromosome 3, GarRuf1.0, whole genome shotgun sequence and includes:
- the spi1b gene encoding transcription factor PU.1b isoform X1, giving the protein MLHPYRMEGYIIPPKEESRERVTWTGWMSQTPSVQKDYWAVLTKDQQTEEMFESEMYRAPMEYQYIIDDSQNDHAWDFNTHHVHPVDFENLPESHFTELQSVQPLHSTNVHRFPEVEAGHFIDPGLTGHHLTLPPQQVTYLPRASVCYPHSVQPSPLQRSSDDDDPGSRSPPLEVSDEECMRDHITSTTGGEHGNKKKIRLYQFLLDLLRNGDMKDSIWWVDREKGTFQFSSKHKEALAHRWGVQKGNRKKMTYQKMARALRNYGKTGEVRKIKKKLTYQFSGEVLGKSHTERKIYM
- the spi1b gene encoding transcription factor PU.1b isoform X2, giving the protein MLHPYRMEGYIIPPKEESRERVTWTGWMSQTPSVQKDYWAVLTKDQTEEMFESEMYRAPMEYQYIIDDSQNDHAWDFNTHHVHPVDFENLPESHFTELQSVQPLHSTNVHRFPEVEAGHFIDPGLTGHHLTLPPQQVTYLPRASVCYPHSVQPSPLQRSSDDDDPGSRSPPLEVSDEECMRDHITSTTGGEHGNKKKIRLYQFLLDLLRNGDMKDSIWWVDREKGTFQFSSKHKEALAHRWGVQKGNRKKMTYQKMARALRNYGKTGEVRKIKKKLTYQFSGEVLGKSHTERKIYM